The Panthera uncia isolate 11264 chromosome C1 unlocalized genomic scaffold, Puncia_PCG_1.0 HiC_scaffold_3, whole genome shotgun sequence genome includes a region encoding these proteins:
- the LOC125911108 gene encoding LOW QUALITY PROTEIN: sp110 nuclear body protein-like (The sequence of the model RefSeq protein was modified relative to this genomic sequence to represent the inferred CDS: inserted 2 bases in 1 codon; substituted 1 base at 1 genomic stop codon), whose amino-acid sequence MFTMTRALEETLRQHFIYQKLEIAYAIHKPFPFLEGLRDNSFITETMYRESMEAYRNQVPVPRLVYNILSHLEKMFNLSFLQMLFSRINLLEYPHLTMILKSFRSVVISYGGWNRARPTLLEVPANSAEGSSLQTLLSLPPPQHRSQSLSPREPSVSEPSASTRHSTEIRTESSSPPGPAVALPRTTQEGRITPEDSQEGPGTPPASVQEIRDGSPEPNDPKEFQAASITLPNKKGKKRKRCIWSTPKKRRQKKSLSKGRASPEHRIQKKLRLMDQATERKDDSTSSSEVMTRVQKATSGCTQTFGPDEIRDDCSEMNGEKGPREPPSTPPSIVHDPNFNYSQIPLAASPEHRIXEKLQVVDQVTERKDDSTRNSEVTTRAQKAKIFCVDRLKAKEKKRNNGVSSSSTRRCQKNIPPKEKPEDDPVDFHSPKLPVTCGEARGILYKERLKRGSSEKCIQNEEGIWFTPKEFEIEGKRATSRKWKQSVHCRGKTLEELLKKGLLFCPPRVNVKRKGETSKECEVCCRGGPRLCCVPCPRAFREDSHXPPAEAERNLWSCTFCRMESSGRQQCHGKSEVLEGLLQPEEQLKCGFLLLKAYCHPQSSFFAETPRNISHICDYGEPFKEAVWLDLVKERLPEKVYTVTCFVRDARLICHNHKMFYKASDFGQIGLDLEAEFEKDLKEMFIFCKANENSFQTL is encoded by the exons ATGTTCACCATGACCAGAGCTTTAGAAGAGACTCTACGCCAGCACTTCATATACCAGAAGCTGGAGATTGCCTATGCCATACACAAGCCATTTCCCTTCCTCGAAGGCCTCCGAGACAACTCCTTCATCACTGAGACGATGTACAGG GAATCCATGGAAGCCTACAGAAATCAGGTCCCTGTACCCAGACTGGTGTACAATATCCTCAGCCACCTGGAGAAGATGTTCAACCTGTCATTTCTGCAGATGCTGTTCAGCCGAATTAACCTGCTTGAATACCCCCACCTGACAATGATCCTCAAGAGCTTCAGAAGTG TTGTCATTTCCTATGGAGGATGGAACAGAGCTAGGCCTACCCTCCTTGAAGTCCCAGCCAACTCAGCCGAAGGGAGCTCCCTCCAGACCCTGCTGTCGttgcccccaccccaacaccGATCACAGAGCCTCTCGCCCCGTGAGCCCAGTGTCAGTGAGCCCAGCGCATCCACCCGGCACAGCACTGAGATCCGGACTGAATCATCCAGCCCTCCTGGCCCTGCCGTGGCCCTCCCCAGAACCACCCAGGAAGGAAGGATCACTCCAG AAGACTCACAAGAGGGACCTGGCACTCCGCCTGCCTCTGTGCAAG AGATAAGAGATGGCTCTCCTGAACCAAATGACCCCAAAGAGTTCCAGGCGGCATCCATCACACTTCCCAACAAGAAAG gcaagaaaagaaaaagatgtatcTGGTCAACTCCAAAAAAGAGACGCCAGAAAAAAAGCCTCTCAAAAG GGAGAGCCTCACctgaacacagaatccaaaaaaagCTCCGACTGATGGATCAGGCGACTGAAAGGAAGGACGATTCAACCAGCAGCTCAGAGGTCATGACGAGGGTTCAAAAGGCAACGAGTGGATGTACCCAAACCTTTGGGCCAGACG AGATCCGTGATGACTGTTCAGAAATGAACGGGGAAAAGGGACCCCGGGAGCCACCCAGCACACCACCAAGCATCGTGCAC GACCCCAACTTCAACTATTCACAAATCCCACTAGCAGCCTCGCCTGAACACAGAATCTAAGAGAAGCTCCAAGTGGTGGATCAGGTGACTGAAAGGAAGGACGATTCAACCAGGAACTCAGAGGTCACAACAAGGGCCCAAAAGGCAAAGA TCTTCTGTGTTGACAGATTAAAAGCAAA agaaaagaaaaggaacaacgGTGTCAGCTCAAGTTCAACCAGAAGGTGTCAGAAAAATATTCCCCCAAAGG AAAAACCCGAAGACGACCCCGTGGATTTTCACTCTCCTAAACTTCCCGTGACGTGTGGTGAAGCTAGAGGGATTTTATATAAGGAGAGACTGAAACGAG GATCCTCAGAGAAGTGCATTCAGAATGAGGAGGGAATTTGGTTCACCCCAAAAGAATTTGAAATTGAAGGAAAACGGGCAACttcaaggaaatggaaacagagtGTGCATTGCAGAGGAAAGACCTTAGAAGAGCTGCTGAAG aaaGGACTTTTGTTCTGTCCCCCAAGAGTAAATGTCAAGAGAAAG GGGGAAACCTCCAAGGAATGTGAGGTGTGCTGTAGAGGAGGACCACGGCTCTGCTGTGTCCCTTGTCCGAGAGCCTTTCGTGAAGACTCGCA CCCGCCTGCAGAGGCTGAGAG GAACCTGTGGAGTTGCACCTTCTGCAGGATGGAGTCTTCAGGAAGGCAGCAGTGTCACGGGAAATCTGAGGTCCTGGAGGGGCTGCTACAGCCTGAGGAGCAGTTG aaatgTGGGTTCCTCCTCTTGAAGGCCTACTGTCACCCACAAAGCTCCTTTTTTGCAGAAACCCCGCGTAATATAAGTCAT ATTTGCGATTATGGAGAGCCCTTTAAGGAAGCCGTGTGGTTGGACCTGGTTAAGGAAAGGTTGCCTGAGAAAGTATATACGGTGACGTGCTTTGTGCGGGACGCGCGCCTGATCTGCCACAACCATAAAATGTTTTACAAG gcTTCTGACTTTGGTCAGATAGGATTGGACTTGGAGGCAGAATTTGAAAAGGACCTCAaagagatgtttattttttgcaaagCCAATGAGAACAGCTTCCAGACTCTTTGA